A region of Chloracidobacterium sp. DNA encodes the following proteins:
- the fabG gene encoding 3-oxoacyl-[acyl-carrier-protein] reductase, translating to MSVKEFEGRSAIVTGGPRGIGKAIVLELARRGANVAFNYSKSADEAEKLKAEIEALGVKAFAAQCDVANTEAAAEFVGQVKDVFSTVDLLVNNAGITRDQLILRMKEEDWDAVIDTNLKGAWNFSKAAVRPMMRNDNGGSILNITSISGVVGMLGQSNYSASKAGMIGLTKSLAKEIASRKITVNALALGLIETEMASEMNAEYREKYLTMIPLGRLGNVTEVAQIACFLLSPAAAYITGQVIQADGGLAM from the coding sequence ATGAGTGTGAAGGAATTTGAAGGAAGATCGGCGATCGTTACCGGCGGCCCACGCGGCATTGGGAAGGCGATAGTTTTGGAATTGGCGCGGCGCGGCGCAAACGTGGCGTTTAATTATTCAAAGAGCGCCGATGAGGCTGAAAAGCTGAAAGCCGAGATCGAGGCATTGGGCGTCAAAGCATTTGCGGCTCAGTGCGACGTTGCAAATACAGAGGCGGCGGCGGAATTTGTCGGTCAGGTCAAAGATGTGTTCAGCACGGTCGATTTGTTGGTCAATAACGCCGGCATCACGCGTGATCAGCTCATTCTTCGTATGAAAGAAGAAGATTGGGATGCTGTGATCGACACAAACTTGAAAGGCGCATGGAATTTTTCAAAAGCAGCTGTGCGGCCGATGATGCGGAATGATAACGGCGGTTCGATTTTGAATATCACATCTATTTCCGGCGTCGTTGGGATGCTGGGACAATCGAATTACTCCGCGTCAAAAGCCGGAATGATCGGCCTGACAAAATCGCTCGCCAAAGAGATCGCCAGCCGCAAGATCACCGTCAACGCCCTCGCCCTCGGCCTCATCGAAACCGAAATGGCGTCTGAGATGAATGCTGAGTATCGCGAAAAATATCTTACGATGATACCGCTTGGCCGCCTTGGAAATGTCACAGAAGTTGCCCAGATCGCGTGCTTTTTGCTTTCTCCCGCCGCGGCATATATTACCGGCCAAGTCATCCAAGCCGACGGCGGCCTCGCGATGTAA
- a CDS encoding rhomboid family intramembrane serine protease has product MSLKYQTEDVEPEVQDTQPARNLGPTPYYTIIFIAAIVAVALVQLGTGLEASILAAGFVKPALIKGHEYWRILTGATTHGSVLHVAMNCYAFYSFGKIFEMLSNRAHLAIVFLLSAIGGGILSLVFQPDGISVGASGGIVGLIGYLAVYAFRRRQFISPEFRKSLLINIGFILVFGLVLYQVIDNFGHIGGLITGAVYGFLQIPSDEHIDPREAGSVVNSIGLAALGIYIAACGFSILLILQVV; this is encoded by the coding sequence ATGTCTCTGAAATACCAAACTGAAGACGTCGAGCCGGAAGTTCAAGATACACAGCCTGCTCGGAATTTAGGGCCGACTCCGTATTACACAATTATCTTCATCGCGGCTATTGTCGCTGTAGCTCTGGTTCAATTGGGAACGGGCCTCGAAGCATCTATATTAGCGGCCGGTTTTGTTAAGCCTGCGCTTATCAAGGGCCACGAATACTGGCGCATCCTGACAGGTGCGACGACGCACGGCAGCGTTTTGCATGTCGCGATGAACTGCTACGCATTTTATAGCTTTGGCAAGATCTTTGAAATGCTGTCGAACCGTGCTCATCTTGCCATCGTGTTTCTACTTTCGGCAATAGGCGGAGGCATACTGAGCCTCGTGTTTCAGCCGGATGGAATTTCCGTCGGAGCTTCGGGTGGGATTGTTGGGTTGATTGGGTATCTAGCGGTTTACGCTTTTCGACGAAGGCAGTTCATTTCGCCGGAGTTTAGAAAGAGTCTCTTGATCAACATCGGATTTATACTTGTTTTTGGCCTTGTTCTTTATCAGGTCATCGATAATTTCGGGCATATCGGCGGACTGATAACGGGAGCGGTTTATGGCTTTTTACAGATACCATCAGACGAGCATATAGATCCGAGGGAAGCGGGTTCGGTAGTGAATTCCATTGGACTTGCGGCGCTTGGGATTTACATTGCGGCGTGTGGATTTAGTATTTTGCTGATCTTGCAAGTAGTCTAG
- a CDS encoding glycosyltransferase family 39 protein: MQKPRAISNSIVIGLIAFHLAIALPLAFSLNIWMDEGSSLYTTQQGFFSAFQNAASNEKQAPLYFWILSVWRLADDSIFFARLFSVFCGIASIALFARFCSRVFEPRAALLASSFFALHPFLIWTSLEIRGYAFVVTLTILLITFFFYGFTREDGDTLQSQIAFVIVAIVSLYTNYYLGFLFAGFFAALIVTRNWKSARDYVLFMLIVAIAFVPLVATVGSQFAAKTSSFRDSISALDAFRTLWHHTTTYMLPGQFLDSSPDSQFATVRVWVVRIGALSLLALLAVTYKKISQCTLILAAIAFAAFVGVFAAGYWMNPNYMQLRHATPLFVPFVLFVASLCSDIFISVSERITKAITLTVGLLVLISFSYSLTTLYPNSAKRGDWARVGAFIQENESPGQPILVFTTFDALTLPYHYYGVNKILPDEKFFEFEQEAAFGTENSLKKQTEFVISEIPADAEMIWLVVNEKCLVTDACRPLENYVHANYTIEKEQEFYLEKLFLLRKKTQ; encoded by the coding sequence ATGCAAAAGCCGCGAGCAATCAGTAACTCTATCGTCATCGGACTGATCGCCTTTCATCTGGCGATCGCTTTGCCGCTCGCGTTTTCGCTCAATATCTGGATGGACGAAGGCTCGTCGCTATACACGACTCAGCAAGGTTTCTTTTCCGCGTTTCAGAACGCGGCCTCGAATGAAAAACAAGCTCCGCTTTATTTTTGGATCTTAAGTGTCTGGCGTCTAGCAGACGATTCGATTTTTTTCGCACGTTTGTTTTCGGTGTTTTGCGGCATTGCGTCTATTGCTTTATTTGCGCGTTTTTGCAGCCGCGTTTTCGAGCCGCGAGCCGCTCTGCTCGCAAGCTCTTTCTTTGCACTGCATCCGTTTCTCATTTGGACAAGTCTTGAGATTCGCGGCTACGCGTTTGTTGTCACACTGACAATTCTCTTGATCACGTTCTTTTTTTATGGATTCACGCGCGAAGACGGCGACACGCTACAATCACAGATCGCATTTGTGATAGTTGCGATCGTCTCTCTTTACACGAATTACTATCTCGGATTTTTGTTTGCCGGTTTTTTTGCGGCTTTGATCGTAACGCGAAATTGGAAGTCAGCTCGTGACTACGTTTTGTTTATGCTGATCGTCGCCATTGCGTTTGTGCCGCTTGTTGCGACCGTCGGTTCTCAGTTTGCAGCCAAGACAAGCAGCTTCCGTGACAGCATTTCAGCGCTCGACGCCTTTCGCACGCTGTGGCATCATACCACGACTTACATGCTGCCGGGACAGTTTCTTGATAGTTCGCCGGACTCTCAATTCGCGACCGTTCGCGTCTGGGTTGTCCGCATCGGAGCGCTCTCACTGCTTGCGCTTTTGGCCGTCACTTATAAAAAGATCAGTCAATGCACCTTGATTCTCGCAGCGATCGCCTTTGCCGCTTTCGTGGGCGTTTTTGCAGCGGGCTATTGGATGAATCCGAACTACATGCAACTTCGCCATGCGACACCGTTGTTTGTGCCGTTTGTTCTTTTCGTCGCCTCATTGTGTTCGGACATCTTTATCAGCGTGAGCGAACGGATAACAAAAGCTATTACGCTCACAGTTGGTTTACTCGTGCTGATCTCTTTTTCATACTCACTGACGACGCTGTATCCGAATTCTGCAAAGCGCGGTGACTGGGCCCGCGTTGGAGCATTTATTCAAGAGAACGAATCTCCGGGACAGCCGATCCTCGTGTTCACGACATTTGACGCACTGACGTTGCCGTATCACTATTACGGCGTCAATAAGATCCTTCCCGACGAGAAATTTTTCGAATTCGAGCAGGAAGCGGCTTTTGGGACCGAAAACAGCCTCAAGAAGCAGACCGAATTTGTGATCTCAGAGATCCCGGCCGATGCTGAAATGATCTGGCTAGTCGTAAATGAAAAGTGTCTTGTCACCGATGCGTGCAGACCGTTGGAAAATTATGTCCATGCAAACTACACTATAGAAAAGGAACAGGAATTCTATCTTGAGAAACTATTCCTCTTAAGGAAAAAGACACAATGA
- the def gene encoding peptide deformylase, giving the protein MAVRKITEYPEKVLAEVGIPVTEFDNDLADLCADMFETMYDAEGVGLAAPQIGLNLRLFVMDCEGVKLIAANPEIVATEGEQSGQEGCLSVGKVPAVVVRPQKARLRAQNENGEWFEREAEGYAARAFMHETDHCNGKLFIDHLPKLRRDMVIKRFQKEKKWV; this is encoded by the coding sequence ATGGCGGTAAGAAAGATCACGGAATATCCCGAAAAAGTTCTCGCTGAGGTCGGTATACCCGTAACGGAGTTTGATAATGATCTCGCCGATCTATGCGCGGATATGTTCGAAACGATGTACGATGCAGAGGGCGTCGGGCTCGCCGCTCCGCAGATCGGTTTAAATTTGCGGCTTTTCGTCATGGATTGTGAAGGCGTCAAACTCATTGCCGCCAACCCTGAGATCGTCGCTACCGAAGGCGAACAATCAGGCCAGGAAGGCTGTCTCTCGGTCGGCAAAGTGCCGGCAGTCGTTGTTCGTCCGCAGAAAGCACGCCTGCGGGCACAGAATGAAAACGGCGAGTGGTTCGAACGCGAGGCTGAGGGTTATGCCGCAAGAGCCTTTATGCACGAGACCGATCACTGCAACGGCAAGCTGTTTATCGACCACCTTCCAAAATTGCGTCGTGATATGGTCATAAAGCGATTTCAGAAAGAAAAAAAATGGGTGTAG
- the trmB gene encoding tRNA (guanosine(46)-N7)-methyltransferase TrmB produces MPRVRVHQHVNPFASHYRQAPAPVDLKAAFARPELPLHLDIGCARGRFILKMAEAEPQWNFLGVEIREPLVTEANEIAAEWGLENLHYEFCNAMIWLDRLLDDLPVGLLQVVTIQFPDPWFKKKHAKRRMVNAELIEAVVAKLAPEGRIFVQTDIEFLAEEMFALFRSCKELREVAIYESPFPLKTERERAVEIKALPIYRAMFEKSEPPLEADGSNTENYQFISTS; encoded by the coding sequence ATGCCCCGCGTTCGTGTACATCAGCATGTCAATCCGTTCGCCTCGCATTATCGGCAGGCTCCGGCACCGGTTGACTTAAAAGCGGCGTTTGCCAGGCCGGAATTGCCGCTCCATCTGGACATCGGCTGCGCACGCGGACGGTTCATTTTGAAAATGGCAGAGGCCGAGCCGCAGTGGAATTTTCTCGGCGTCGAGATCCGCGAGCCTCTCGTAACTGAGGCAAACGAAATCGCCGCAGAGTGGGGCCTTGAAAATCTCCATTACGAATTCTGCAATGCAATGATCTGGCTGGACCGGTTGCTCGACGATCTTCCCGTTGGTTTATTACAGGTCGTAACGATCCAATTTCCTGACCCGTGGTTCAAGAAAAAGCACGCAAAACGCCGGATGGTCAATGCCGAGTTGATCGAAGCAGTCGTGGCAAAACTAGCACCTGAAGGACGCATCTTTGTTCAAACGGACATCGAATTTTTAGCCGAGGAAATGTTTGCTCTCTTTCGTTCTTGTAAAGAACTAAGGGAGGTTGCGATATACGAAAGCCCTTTCCCCTTAAAAACCGAAAGGGAAAGGGCGGTCGAAATTAAGGCGCTGCCGATCTATCGGGCTATGTTTGAAAAGTCAGAACCGCCCCTCGAAGCAGACGGTTCCAACACGGAGAATTACCAGTTTATATCAACCTCGTAG
- the rph gene encoding ribonuclease PH — MSYERIDKRTHDQIRNTKITPNISPYAEGSALIEVGGTKVICTASVEDRVPMFMRNKGLGWVTAEYAMLPRATNTRTQRETNRPSGRTQEIQRLIGRSLRAVVDTKLLGERQIYLDCDVIQADGGTRCASITGAYVALALACRRLVKQGTIKTSPILSEVAAVSVGIIEGTPILDLAYEEDSNADVDMNVVCTGSGKFIEMQGTAEREPFSREQMDEMLILADIGVNKLFEIQRQALAG; from the coding sequence ATGAGTTACGAACGAATAGACAAAAGAACCCACGACCAGATACGCAACACGAAAATCACGCCCAACATCTCGCCCTACGCCGAAGGTTCGGCGCTGATCGAGGTCGGCGGTACAAAAGTGATCTGCACAGCTTCGGTCGAGGATCGCGTGCCGATGTTTATGCGCAACAAAGGCCTGGGCTGGGTCACGGCTGAATATGCGATGCTGCCGCGTGCGACCAACACGCGTACACAGCGTGAAACAAACCGGCCGTCAGGCAGGACGCAGGAAATTCAACGCCTTATAGGCCGCAGTTTGCGTGCCGTGGTCGATACCAAATTGTTGGGAGAGCGCCAGATATATCTCGATTGCGATGTGATACAAGCTGACGGCGGTACACGCTGCGCTTCGATAACGGGTGCGTATGTTGCGTTGGCTCTTGCATGCCGCAGATTGGTAAAACAGGGAACTATAAAGACCTCGCCGATCTTGAGCGAGGTTGCTGCGGTCAGCGTTGGCATTATAGAAGGAACTCCAATTCTCGACCTTGCTTACGAAGAAGATTCCAACGCCGATGTCGATATGAATGTCGTTTGCACCGGTTCAGGAAAATTCATCGAGATGCAAGGCACAGCCGAACGCGAGCCGTTCTCACGCGAACAGATGGACGAAATGCTGATACTCGCTGACATCGGCGTGAACAAACTTTTTGAGATCCAACGACAAGCGCTGGCGGGATAA